TTTACGAAAACTATACCACGCGCTCGAACCGTTGAATAACACTTCGCTGGTAGCTTCACCCCACATTATGACGATGTTGAGTGAAGTCTCATGAAGAAGATGACGGAAAAACGCAGCCTGCTGGCCCGCTTGCGGGATGACCGCCGCGGCAATTTCGCGATGATGACGGCCTTCGCCCTCCCGGTCATCCTGGGTGCCGGCGGCTTCGCGATGGACCTCACCAACATGGTGCTGACCAAGGCCGAGCTGCAGGATGCGGTCGACTCCGCCTCGCTGGCCGCCGCCTCGGCGCTTTCCAACGATAAGAAGACTGTCGCGGAAGCCAAGGAAATCGCGCTGAAATTTTTCAAGACGCAGCTGAGCGGCACCCTGCCCGGCAAGAGCGACCTGACCTCGGCCACGACCATCGACATCACGGAAACGACCGAAGCCTCCGGCGGCAAGACCTTCAAGATCAATGTCGCGACAGGTTACGAGCTGCAGCTCAACCCACTGACGCGTCTTTTCGGCCAGACCTCGAAGCAGATCGCCGCGAGCGGATCGGCGGAGAGCGGCACGGAATCGAAGAATGCCCTGTCGATGTATTTCGTGCTCGACCGCTCCGGCTCGATGGGCGAACAGACGAACAGCACGACGACCTATGCTTGCCCTACGAGGAAGGATCCGAACAAGACCTGCACGACCAAGCTGACACGCATAGCCTCGCTGCAGCTCGCCACGCAGGATCTTCTCAAGCAACTCGATACTGCCGACCCCAAGGCGATTTTCGTGCGCACCGGCGCCGTATCGTACAACAGCTCAGCCCAGTCGCCCACGGATCTCGCCTGGGGAACGGCAGGTGTCCTCAAGTACGTCAACGCGCTGACCGCCAGCGGCAACACCAACTCGGCCCCCGCCTTCACCACCGCCTACAACAGCCTGACAAGCGGCACGGAAGAGACCGAGCACAGGAACAAGGCCGGCAACGGTCAGGTGCCGTCGAAATACATTATCTTCATGACCGACGGCGACAATAACATCGCATCCGCCGACACAGACACGAAGACAGAGTGCGACAAGGCGAAGGCAAACAATATCGAAGTCTACACGATCGCCTTCATGGCGCCGAGCCGTGGCCAGGCCCTGCTGCAATATTGCGCCACCACAACGAACCACTACTTCGCCGCCGAGAGCACCGCCGACCTTCTGGCGGCGTTCAAGACCATCGGTCAGCAGGCTTCGCAGGTGATCGCCCGCGTCACGAAATAACCGGCGCTTTCCTTTGATGAACGAAGCCCGCCGTGCGCCGCTCGGCGGGCTTTTTCATCTCCCGGAGCTGTTTCAGCCCTGTCGAAAATGCATGCGCCCTTTCTTGAAAAGGCATATTGCAAGCGCTTCGGATAGATGCATAAATTGATTTAAACGCGATTTTCGACTGATCGAACGCTGAGAATGCAAAGGGGCAAGGTTCGCCGATGATGAACAGGGTAACCAACAACGACCTTGCCCCCGCCCCTCGATCATCGGACCGTGAACAGCTCGCCACAGAACTTCTCGAACGCCTCAAATACCGCATCGGCAAGGACCCGAAAGTCGCCAAGCCGCATGACTGGCTGACCGCTGCGATCCTCGTGGCGCGCGACCGCGTCACCGACAAGTGGATGGACTCCACGCGCCGCACCTATTCCACCGGATCGAAGCGCGTCTACTATCTCTCGCTGGAGTTTCTCATCGGCCGCCTGATGCGCGACGCCATGACGAATATCGGCATTTTGGACGAAATGCGCCATGCACTCGCCTCGCTCGGCGTCGATCTCGACGTCATCGCCGAGCTGGAGCCCGATGCCGCGCTCGGCAATGGCGGCCTCGGACGCCTCGCCGCCTGCTTCATGGAGAGCATGGCGACGGTCGACGTGCCCGCCTATGGCTACGGCATCCGCTACGTGCACGGCCTCTTCCGCCAGCAGATGGCGGACGGCTGGCAGGTGGAACTACCCGAGACATGGCTCGCCCACGGCAACCCCTGGGAATTCGAGCGGCGCGAAAGCTCCTACG
The Shinella zoogloeoides DNA segment above includes these coding regions:
- a CDS encoding TadE/TadG family type IV pilus assembly protein translates to MKKMTEKRSLLARLRDDRRGNFAMMTAFALPVILGAGGFAMDLTNMVLTKAELQDAVDSASLAAASALSNDKKTVAEAKEIALKFFKTQLSGTLPGKSDLTSATTIDITETTEASGGKTFKINVATGYELQLNPLTRLFGQTSKQIAASGSAESGTESKNALSMYFVLDRSGSMGEQTNSTTTYACPTRKDPNKTCTTKLTRIASLQLATQDLLKQLDTADPKAIFVRTGAVSYNSSAQSPTDLAWGTAGVLKYVNALTASGNTNSAPAFTTAYNSLTSGTEETEHRNKAGNGQVPSKYIIFMTDGDNNIASADTDTKTECDKAKANNIEVYTIAFMAPSRGQALLQYCATTTNHYFAAESTADLLAAFKTIGQQASQVIARVTK